The proteins below are encoded in one region of Danio rerio strain Tuebingen ecotype United States chromosome 14, GRCz12tu, whole genome shotgun sequence:
- the wfs1b gene encoding wolframin yields MDTSLLESQLSAPTSPVSPAFSVSGHNIHPVSSSSTPSPAPSAMTPPPHHASQMGRSQLNAASNSSTAFPGQSAFPPQGESKEELSIDDLKQRAKNGDAKAQTEIGRYYLRLAEQEDEEVNAVTAVTWLLQAAKNGRKDAVKLLQRCLHDRRGITAENREEVCSLACESRFQRSVRKAALLMYWKLNPDRKKNITASELLENVSQLNTDGASRSPLSSPIQKQRKILESLVSRDETDCIGVEEFVENTKQYAEGISPSMEGVAGDDDDDDEEPVKHPDELPLHQKVLKFPLHAVLEVKEVLIDWASRAGMQWISALIPTHHVNTLIFFFIISNLTLEFFVLVIPLIIFYLSFVSMVICTLRVFQNSKAWENFRALTVMLSHFEPGIDLEQAESNFTWNHLEPYLYFLLSTLFLIFSFPVADKSWLPCSELAMVAVFFTVSSYLSLRPTAQQHAKFALLSQVASAIFTFINRLLGGWVGRIIGGAWFSMRLGDWLVMHVGVPCVLYLYLLFLCTRMATAGGARGTYCVLLPNLVCFIWCEVCVTLLQESTVLGLMRSVVGYLLFFFALPVLSLALAAVMLVQLVQWFLALELTKMIVTVCICVLPVLLRWWTRFSVSPLAVLRSLRRSSVVKLILVWISALVLFSWFYVYRSEGMKVYNSTLTWQEYSDLCGPRAWKERNMAHAQIICSHLEGHRVTWEGRFKYVRVTEIENGAQAVVNLLPVLIADWVRCLYGEEYPACDENQTGPAEPLCQLKTLAKHKCHVKRFDHYKFEVTMGMPQKGRNGAQDFDDGTKDIVLRASNEFRRVLLVLSSGSVVEFSTVLEGRLGSKWPVFELKALNCKTCASPLIPIRRQVKIEQDWRVNARNALAFAFNFVFHPLLSAEMDATAATTEVSV; encoded by the exons ATGGACACGTCTCTGCTTGAATCCCAGCTGTCGGCCCCAACATCACCTGTTTCTCCAGCATTCTCTGTGTCTGGACACAACATTCATCCAGTGTCCTCTTCTTCAACACCCAGCCCCGCTCCTTCAGCCATGACTCCGCCCCCACATCACGCCTCTCAGATGGGTCGATCCCAGCTGAACGCAGCCAGCAATTCCAGCACTGCCTTTCCAGGACAATCAGCGTTTCCTCCTCAGG GGGAAAGCAAAGAGGAGCTGAGCATTGATGATCTTAAACAGAGGGCAAAGAATGGAGATGCTAAAGCACAGACAGAG ATTGGTAGATATTACCTGAGACTAGCCGAGCAAGAAGATGAAGAGGTGAATGCTGTTACTGCTGTAACATGGCTACTCCAGGCAGCCAAAAATGGACGAAAAGATGCAGTGAAGTTGCTACAGCGCTGCCTGCATGACAGGAGGG GCATCACAGCGGAGAACAGAGAGGAGGTGTGTTCCCTGGCATGTGAATCTCGTTTTCAGCGCAGCGTAAGGAAAGCAGCTCTGCTCATGTATTGGAAACTCAATCCAGACCGCAAGAAAAACATCACAGCCTCTGAACTTCTGGAAAATGTGAGCCAGCTCAACACAG ATGGCGCTTCCCGCAGCCCTCTCTCCAGCCCAATACAGAAACAAAGAAAGATTTTGGAGAGTTTGGTGTCAAGAGATG AGACTGATTGCATTGGTGTAGAAGAGTTTGTTGAGAATACCAAACAATACGCTGAGGGCATTTCACCATCCATGGAAGGGGTAGCAGgggatgatgatgacgatgatgaagaGCCAGTAAAACATCCAGATGAGCTGCCTTTGCACCAGAAG GTGTTGAAGTTTCCTCTTCATGCAGTGTTGGAGGTGAAAGAGGTGTTGATTGACTGGGCGTCGCGTGCAGGCATGCAGTGGATTAGCGCCCTTATACCTACTCATCATGTCAATACCCtcatcttcttcttcatcatctcCAACCTCACCCTGGAGTTCTTTGTCCTCGTCATCCCCCTAATTATATTCTACCTCTCCTTTGTGTCAATGGTCATCTGCACCCTCCGAGTCTTCCAGAACAGCAAGGCATGGGAGAACTTCAGAGCGTTGACCGTCATGTTGTCTCATTTTGAGCCGGGGATTGACCTGGAGCAGGCCGAGTCTAACTTCACATGGAATCACCTTGAGCCATACCTCTACTTTCTCCTTTCTACGCTTTTCCTTATCTTTTCGTTTCCTGTGGCTGACAAGTCCTGGTTGCCATGTTCAGAACTGGCTATGGTTGCAGTCTTCTTCACTGTAAGCAGCTACTTGAGCCTGCGACCAACGGCACAACAGCATGCCAAATTTGCTCTACTTTCCCAGGTTGCTTCCGCCATTTTTACATTCATTAATCGGTTGCTGGGAGGCTGGGTGGGTCGTATAATTGGCGGCGCTTGGTTCAGCATGCGCCTTGGTGACTGGTTGGTAATGCATGTAGGTGTGCCTTGTGTTCTCTATCTCTACCTTCTGTTCTTGTGTACCCGTATGGCCACAGCAGGTGGTGCACGTGGCACCTACTGTGTGCTTCTTCCCAACCTAGTGTGCTTCATCTGGTGTGAAGTGTGTGTTACGCTGCTGCAAGAGTCCACTGTATTGGGGCTAATGCGCTCAGTTGTGGGCTACCtactttttttctttgctctgcCCGTGCTGTCGCTGGCTCTAGCAGCTGTAATGCTGGTTCAGCTGGTGCAGTGGTTCCTCGCCCTGGAACTGACCAAAATGATCGTAACAGTGTGCATCTGCGTGCTGCCTGTCCTGCTTCGCTGGTGGACTCGTTTTAGCGTGTCACCTTTGGCAGTGCTTCGCTCTTTGCGTCGTAGCAGTGTGGTGAAGTTGATCCTTGTGTGGATTTCAGCGCTGGTGCTCTTCAGCTGGTTCTACGTGTACCGTTCGGAAGGGATGAAAGTATACAACTCCACCCTGACCTGGCAGGAGTACAGTGACCTGTGCGGCCCTCGTGCCTGGAAGGAGCGTAACATGGCACATGCCCAGATCATCTGCAGCCACTTAGAGGGACACCGAGTGACGTGGGAGGGACGGTTCAAGTATGTTCGTGTCACTGAGATTGAGAATGGGGCACAAGCTGTCGTTAATCTTCTACCAGTCTTGATAGCAGACTGGGTCCGATGTCTGTATGGAGAGGAGTACCCTGCCTGTGATGAGAATCAGACGGGACCTGCTGAACCTCTGTGTCAGCTCAAGACACTTGCAAAGCACAAGTGTCATGTCAAACGTTTTGACCACTACAAGTTTGAAGTGACCATGGGGATGCCCCAGAAGGGGCGCAATGGGGCACAAGATTTTGATGATGGCACAAAAGACATTGTATTGCGGGCAAGCAATGAATTCCGGAGAGTCCTGCTGGTGCTCAGCTCAGGCAGTGTGGTGGAATTCAGTACAGTTCTCGAGGGCAGACTGGGCAGCAAATGGCCAGTGTTTGAGCTTAAAGCCTTGAACTGCAAGACTTGTGCCTCACCTCTTATACCAATACGACGACAGGTCAAGATCGAGCAGGATTGGAGGGTTAATGCCAGAAATGCCTTAGCATTTGCCTTCAATTTTGTTTTCCATCCTCTACTTTCAGCTGAGATGGATGCTACTGCAGCTACTACAGAAGTATCTGTGTAA